TAGTAAATATATAAAATTTAGTATTTACTTTAGATTATTATTAATTGGCATCAACGTGTCAAAAAAATATTTTACGCCAAAGCTGAGATACTTACCTAAAAAGCATCTCAGCCTTATTCCTGTTCATTGGTCGCGTTCGATCAAAATCGGCTAAAAGTGCCCAACGAGCCAAAAATATAAAATTATCGGAGTCTAAAACCCCCACCTAAAAACAGCTCTAATCTAATCCAAGAAAGCATTTGAAGGTTTTAATAAAGATACTTATGGTGAATTAAACTAGATCTAATTGAGGGACGACCGGGACAAAATAAGTGTAAAACAGTGCCCCAAAACGCCCAGAAGCTTACACATAGTCATTTTGATCGAAAGTGGATCGAGCGCGAAAATCAGCATTATCACACCCTTGCTGATATAGTTTGGCTATAGATAATGCTTTCAACTCCCGCTCGTTGGGTGTGAGAACTTTAGAACCGCCCATTTTCTAGTGATATAAGCGGAAGTAATCGATCGTTAGGGCTAGAAAGCTCATTCGGTAGTCGATCGATAAAAACTTCTTATGGCATGTCTACCTCTTCACTTAATCACTTAATCACTTAATCACTTAATTACTTGTTCACTTGCTGGTACTCTGGAGAGAATCGACTCTATTTCCTCGTCAAAACAAATATTTTTAACAATGAGTGAAAAGAATCACGAGACAGACTACGGGACTCTCAACAGCAAGAAACTAGATGAGCTACAACGGAGCTTCGACACCACGAAAATTTTGGCGGCTGTGGATACCATTGATGAGATCCGTTACCGGATTTGTGAGCCAGATGGAATGAGACAGGATTTGCTCGATCTCCATTCGATGGCTCACACGATTATTAATGGCGATTCAACCCTTAATGCGCCCAGAGGAACGTGCATTTGGGAAGTCGCTCAAGATCTAGAGTTGGAAATAGATGAATTTGCCACCAAATTGAGTGAAATTGCTAACCTGCTAGCCAAACTAGGCGAACTCGTTCCTGATGATGAAGATGAAGATGAAGATGAAGATTGATGTACTCTCCAGCACCAGCACACTAGGAGGGTGCCACTCTCAAGACACCGAAAACCGCGAAACGAGCCAATCGCTGACATCGAATCGATATCGCGCCCCAAGAAGATTGGTTATCGAGCTAGCCAAACCTCTAAATCCCCTACGCTAGTAAAGTCTAATAACTCCTCTGCCAACGCCTCGACCCGATCGAGACTCAAACCATTTAACCGTGACAGTAGTTCGGGCGATAAATTGCCAAGCTTCCGAGTCAAGAGCTTAATTGCTAACGCCCGTTGCCCCTCTACTCGACCTTCAATCCGACCCTCTTCTTTCCAACTAGTAGTAATTTCCATAATATTCTCCCGCTCTTGGGGTAATTTAATTTTATCAACTTCAACTCGAAACTGCTCTTGCTCGGCTGAGTTCAACCGTAAATAACTGTCAATGAAACCCGATAGTAGAAAAGTTCGCGCCCGATCTAACTTGAGTTTAGCAATCATCCGCAAACACTCAACCTTGACTCGCGGGCGATCTGCGGGGTCGATACTCATCTTCGCCATCAATGCCGCCGCGACGGGATTGGGACGCTTGAGAAAGTCCCGCCAGTTTAACTGGTTGAGCTGAATCGTCAAAAAGTTAAAATCTAAGATCTGCAACCCAGGCGCATTGACCTGATAATTATTTTTCTCCTCTCGAAAAGGTTTATCGAAGGAGAAGAGCGCGATTGGGTAGACGATCTGTAAATACTTCCGGTGCAGTTGAGCGAAGTAGAAAAATATCCGGCGGTGGAAATCAGTCTCGGTGCCAGACTGGTGTTCGCAGTTCACTACCACCGACACCCGCCCGCTTTCTGGTGCATTGGGACGACCGCGCAGCCGGACTCTGACAATGATATCCATTGCCCGCCGCTTACCTACTCCGATGTCGGTAAAGTACTCTTGAGGGAGAAATTCAAGACTTTCTGGTTCGATCGCTACGAACAGATCGGGGGCAAATAACTCCAAGAACTCCAGGAAAAAAGTCGTTAACAACTGCTTGAATAACTGGTCGTGGTCGATATTGCCCGTACTGTCAGTTTGCGGTTTTTTCTTACCCATATCGTTCGCTAGTAGTAAATGTAAGATAACATATTCACTTGACCACTTATTCACTTGAATACTTGACCACTTGACCACTTGACCACTTGAATACTTGACCACTTGAATACTTGTTTAAGTACTTACTTGTTGCTAATCTAGACAGAATCGACTCTATCCTTTCATCAAGACGAGCATGAGAATATGATTCTGACAATTGCCAATCAGAAGGGTGGAAGCGGGAAAACAACAATTTCGATCCACCTGGCTCACGCAATTGCTCTCGCTAAAAAGAAAGTATTGCTGGTAGATGCCGATCCCCAAGGATCGGCAAGCGTGTGGGCATCTGCCCGAACCGAGGTGTCACCCTTCCCAGTAATCGCGATGGCGCGGGAAACTCTTCACCGAGATTTGCCAGAAATTGCTAGTAACTATCAGCATTGTGTAATCGATACAGCTCCACGGGTGTCAGCTCTGGCTCGATCGGCGATTCTTGCTGCTGACTTAACATTGATTCCCGTTCAACCCAGTTCCTATGATGTTTGGGCTGCTGCTGAAACAGTCGCTCTCATTAAAGAAGCCCAGCAATTTAGGCCAGAAATTCAAGCAGCATTCTTAATCAATCGGAAAATTCCCAGGACGGCGATCGGTAGAGAGATTAATGGAGCTTTAGCCGATCTCTGTTTTCCAGTTCTCGATGCAACCATTTCTCAGCGAGTTGCGTTTGCAGAATCATCAGCAGGAGCTACAGTACTGGAGTTTGCTGCTACCAGCGAGGCTAGTGATGAAATCAAAGCTTTAAGTAAATGTGTCTTGAAATTTATGGGAGTTAAATCGTGGTAAAGCGTCCGTTGATTGCTAAAAAACCAACCACCAATAATTTGAATCCCACGGTAGATGATTGGATCGAGCGCGGTGGCATCGATCCGGAAATTCAAACCGCGACTTCAGAGGAAGTCATTCAACCTCCATCGCCACAGGTAGCAGCAGAACCAGAGAGCCAAGAAAAACAAGAGAAGCCGTTTCCACATCGAATCAGCTTTGATATGGGGAAGGAGCAGTATAAAAGGCTCAAATTTGCTAGCTTTGAGTCAGAGCGATCGATGAATGAGATTTTAAGGGAGGCAGTTGAGAACTGGCTGAAGGAGGGTAAGCATTGAGCAAGTGAATACGTAAATACGTGAGTAAGTGAATACGTAAATACGTATTTACGTGAGTAAGTGAATACGTGAGTAAGTGAATACGTGAGTAAGTGAATACGTGAAATGTTTATTATTTATGAGCGATACAATCATTAACGATGAATTAGACTCCGAAACTAATTTAGATCCAGAGATAGATATCTTGTCGCTTTATACAGGAGAAAAAGATGTTTATCCCCAAAATTGGGATGCTGTAAATCGACTAGGACAAGAATCAGATCTTCTTGCTAAAGGCGTACTAACATCCTTCGGTGTTAGTGAAATTTTGGCAATATTATCACTTGTAAATCCGGCAATAGCATTTGTAAGTTGGGCATTGACATTTGCATTTTTCAGCAATGAATACATTTGGCGAGTCCGCCGTCTGTATGTTGTAGCTAAGTCGATTCTCGACCATTATGGCGATGATAACGTCGTGCTTACACCGAGAGTAAAAACCGATACAGCAGCCATCGACTTGTTG
This is a stretch of genomic DNA from Chamaesiphon minutus PCC 6605. It encodes these proteins:
- a CDS encoding DUF4351 domain-containing protein, whose product is MNKWSSEYVILHLLLANDMGKKKPQTDSTGNIDHDQLFKQLLTTFFLEFLELFAPDLFVAIEPESLEFLPQEYFTDIGVGKRRAMDIIVRVRLRGRPNAPESGRVSVVVNCEHQSGTETDFHRRIFFYFAQLHRKYLQIVYPIALFSFDKPFREEKNNYQVNAPGLQILDFNFLTIQLNQLNWRDFLKRPNPVAAALMAKMSIDPADRPRVKVECLRMIAKLKLDRARTFLLSGFIDSYLRLNSAEQEQFRVEVDKIKLPQERENIMEITTSWKEEGRIEGRVEGQRALAIKLLTRKLGNLSPELLSRLNGLSLDRVEALAEELLDFTSVGDLEVWLAR
- the tnpC gene encoding Tn3 family transposase post-transcriptional regulator TnpC, with product MSEKNHETDYGTLNSKKLDELQRSFDTTKILAAVDTIDEIRYRICEPDGMRQDLLDLHSMAHTIINGDSTLNAPRGTCIWEVAQDLELEIDEFATKLSEIANLLAKLGELVPDDEDEDEDED
- the parA gene encoding ParA family partition ATPase translates to MILTIANQKGGSGKTTISIHLAHAIALAKKKVLLVDADPQGSASVWASARTEVSPFPVIAMARETLHRDLPEIASNYQHCVIDTAPRVSALARSAILAADLTLIPVQPSSYDVWAAAETVALIKEAQQFRPEIQAAFLINRKIPRTAIGREINGALADLCFPVLDATISQRVAFAESSAGATVLEFAATSEASDEIKALSKCVLKFMGVKSW